In one Legionella clemsonensis genomic region, the following are encoded:
- a CDS encoding papain-like cysteine protease family protein, which translates to MKIPVQLKNIGGTIPEGDIALQVSYFTKTDEEELRPQSDFYTAPASGEISINLGSNLARNKEVFFGVVFKTNNILAQTTTPATRLKENVPVTIEFDYNPLVLSEPNPEMISPKPQFVYGRLLEKNGKRKLEDVQIIFEASRAPEEPLVPIASVRTEANGYFFIEYPQGTFTAAIARVGYAVKENLVPIRLEVVHVDDESTANVFPKNVILVVELLESEEIADKEDCGCQSLDMHETKRVLEEYSFYSLVRTTEPEILGYVLEDDDDITLDDILTKHPIRIWEIIDPIIKLPAFSHLSARARINLPEVNERSNRTEVVTRGNGRRATETTANVSDDNELVKTLRTIKINRNVLENFLQKETSITKDNIVDLIEMNESHRFRKMVAHAETKPLGRIILNTENTVDWDLEPTLYQAVSVAHGHLLHFKSEWIADGYSLGDLLYSLPLAPGQKKQIVVFDWERRESATNIQALEYEESLYNSLSRDRDIFEITKGVIEEKISGKSSATTASASAGIGGVIGGMLFGVSGGVGHSGSSASQNSLRQTSASDLQKIRDRIMQSANAVRSQRSSVIQTVSQGERFEVSSETVANYNHCHAVTIQYFEVLRHFKVRQRFAEARECLFVPLLMSQFELNKLLRWKESLHAALLNPSLSKGFEAAARIKNKWIDSNFPAGTFASEKILNASGNFQIKFIIRRPEDKSVEVDDYSKPIYGGQNMIIGYQKKMVEDINEANWQSLTPFLGADTPKGFYDHHLKNAKNKDEVFHRLLGEKIATSFVGALTFHVADETGNEISSMNFDTTLTSRYRKEGTLNVSVRFMGPSQFSRDKVHYIKIRCGTNNILPEFSSIIVTSGFIRYKTSHYEGFLCRYQSIYDDLSPSDGVTLYAGPTVDELRDPRKDDIALINNLLDHLNDNLEYYHKAIWLRMSPERRFLLLDGIILPGKGLGRSLASLVENELIGIVGNSLVFPVAHGLNLDPNFGTADSLTDYYMVAAGDPISISIPTKGVYAEAMMGACNSCEEKDESRFWRWEESPIPDSPTAINPVSTESRRAEPGNLQPAAFPNPMVNIQNAPNAPDPTGLGATLSLLGKGDAFRDITGLSQNQTNALEALKASYDATKTFGQEAAKLEVQKMMDKRLDNAIKAINSNPNLDPKQKMELTEKALNAYLGAGANTNQPPKDANADKLQEGINKNLDKVSNSKSGEVAITKPDGTKVNTKFDGGGTSGPTIETRIGKGGISPIKQENSNACWATVATMMLRWKDGKNYTIEEVLAKAGPQYLNYYNQKAGLPYTEKQNFISSLGMKGEPLASYTAQNYRDWLIEYGPLWVTTDADETKGFSAHALIITGISTDLKSIEIIDPNQGKKLVQSFEEFSNAFKALITDSDLQPTTQVVHFLEKINASEGADPTEADIVKNLNEYNPASSETIVINMVEFNTGISDITNYKDWKTNSSVVHNRRKNAYRDPFGIRHLVLHETAAESGDGFDDSNNETAHMSVKRDATILQFNDLVEFENHGSGMNTTSIGIEFVNRGWLSSSTNNGGEGIPAKESSLTATQKETYKEANGYLWTFWGYGFNIYRVPPSLDQLEKEVELVKWLTVDLPTKLQSISGISIYNLFPSIDDTWLQLVSYEEVKDVWTFKAADIPAEAERNDKNFFVMTTGYEYLEPNNLSGKSGIISHNAFYKNHNDGSFLTLYTWLRLKKDKTKTEALDIAKKLMKNHYIHVSLTSNQDKKIILLKVNDTNLV; encoded by the coding sequence ATGAAAATACCAGTCCAATTGAAAAATATCGGTGGCACTATTCCCGAAGGTGACATTGCCCTGCAAGTTTCCTATTTTACGAAAACTGACGAGGAGGAACTTCGTCCTCAAAGCGATTTTTATACAGCCCCCGCTTCAGGTGAAATCTCGATCAATTTAGGGTCGAATCTGGCTCGCAATAAGGAGGTGTTTTTTGGTGTTGTTTTTAAGACAAATAATATTCTTGCACAAACGACTACTCCCGCTACCCGTCTAAAGGAAAATGTCCCTGTCACTATAGAGTTTGATTACAACCCTCTTGTTTTATCCGAACCTAATCCTGAAATGATTTCACCCAAACCACAGTTTGTTTATGGACGCTTACTTGAAAAAAATGGCAAGAGAAAATTGGAAGATGTGCAAATAATTTTTGAAGCCAGTCGAGCTCCGGAAGAGCCTTTAGTTCCTATTGCCAGCGTCCGCACGGAAGCCAATGGCTATTTTTTCATTGAATACCCACAAGGAACCTTTACTGCAGCTATAGCGCGCGTCGGGTATGCAGTCAAAGAAAATCTTGTGCCTATTCGATTAGAGGTTGTTCATGTTGATGATGAAAGCACTGCCAATGTTTTTCCTAAAAACGTTATTTTAGTTGTTGAATTACTTGAAAGTGAAGAAATTGCTGACAAAGAAGATTGTGGATGTCAATCCTTAGATATGCATGAGACAAAACGAGTGCTGGAGGAGTATTCTTTTTACAGTCTTGTACGAACGACAGAACCTGAAATTTTAGGCTATGTGTTGGAAGATGACGATGACATCACATTGGATGATATTCTCACTAAACATCCCATCCGCATTTGGGAAATCATTGATCCTATTATCAAACTACCTGCCTTTAGTCATCTGTCGGCGCGGGCTCGAATAAATTTACCAGAAGTTAATGAAAGAAGTAATCGTACAGAGGTAGTCACGAGAGGCAATGGTCGTCGTGCGACTGAAACAACGGCTAATGTTTCTGATGACAATGAGTTGGTGAAAACGCTAAGAACTATAAAAATCAATCGAAATGTATTAGAAAATTTTTTACAGAAAGAAACAAGCATTACCAAAGATAATATTGTTGATCTTATTGAGATGAATGAAAGTCATCGTTTTAGGAAAATGGTAGCACATGCAGAAACAAAACCATTAGGACGCATTATTTTGAATACTGAAAACACAGTGGATTGGGATTTGGAACCTACACTGTATCAAGCTGTTTCTGTAGCACATGGTCATTTGTTGCACTTTAAGTCGGAGTGGATTGCCGATGGCTACTCTTTGGGAGACTTACTTTACAGCTTGCCCTTAGCCCCTGGGCAAAAGAAACAAATTGTTGTTTTTGATTGGGAACGACGAGAATCAGCCACCAATATTCAAGCCTTAGAATATGAGGAAAGTTTGTACAATTCACTAAGTCGCGATAGAGATATCTTTGAAATTACCAAAGGTGTTATCGAGGAAAAGATTTCTGGGAAGTCCAGTGCCACTACAGCCAGTGCAAGCGCTGGCATCGGTGGCGTTATCGGTGGCATGCTTTTTGGCGTCTCTGGCGGTGTTGGACATTCTGGGTCTAGTGCCTCACAAAATAGCCTAAGACAAACTTCTGCGAGTGATTTACAAAAAATAAGAGACAGGATTATGCAATCGGCTAATGCTGTTCGTAGTCAACGCTCTTCAGTCATACAAACAGTTTCACAGGGAGAGCGCTTTGAAGTCTCTTCCGAAACAGTAGCTAATTATAATCATTGTCATGCGGTTACTATTCAATATTTTGAAGTCTTACGCCACTTCAAAGTTCGTCAACGCTTTGCGGAAGCAAGAGAATGTCTCTTTGTTCCTCTGCTGATGAGTCAATTTGAACTGAACAAGCTACTGCGCTGGAAGGAAAGCCTTCATGCAGCACTGCTTAATCCCTCACTATCTAAGGGTTTTGAAGCAGCAGCACGCATTAAAAATAAATGGATTGACAGCAATTTTCCTGCTGGCACTTTCGCTTCTGAAAAGATTCTCAATGCCTCAGGTAACTTTCAAATTAAATTTATTATCCGTAGACCTGAAGATAAATCGGTAGAAGTTGATGACTACTCCAAGCCTATTTATGGTGGGCAAAATATGATTATTGGCTATCAGAAGAAAATGGTTGAAGACATTAATGAAGCAAATTGGCAAAGCCTGACTCCATTTCTAGGGGCCGATACACCTAAAGGTTTTTACGATCATCATTTAAAAAATGCCAAAAATAAAGACGAAGTTTTTCATCGCTTACTGGGAGAAAAAATAGCAACCTCTTTTGTTGGAGCCCTCACCTTTCATGTTGCCGATGAAACTGGTAATGAAATTTCATCAATGAATTTTGATACCACACTTACTTCTCGCTATCGCAAGGAGGGAACACTGAACGTTTCCGTGCGCTTTATGGGACCTTCTCAATTTAGTCGAGATAAGGTGCATTACATTAAAATTCGCTGCGGTACTAACAATATACTACCTGAGTTTTCATCAATAATAGTAACTTCAGGCTTTATCCGCTATAAAACAAGTCATTACGAAGGCTTTTTATGTCGTTATCAGAGTATTTATGATGATTTATCTCCCAGCGATGGAGTTACTCTCTATGCAGGACCAACTGTTGACGAACTGCGCGATCCCCGTAAAGATGATATAGCCCTAATTAATAATTTACTCGATCATCTTAACGATAATCTGGAGTATTATCATAAGGCTATCTGGCTTAGAATGTCTCCAGAAAGACGCTTCTTATTATTAGATGGAATCATTTTACCTGGTAAAGGACTAGGGCGAAGCTTAGCATCTCTTGTAGAAAATGAACTTATTGGCATCGTTGGGAACAGCCTAGTATTTCCCGTTGCCCATGGTTTAAATCTCGATCCAAATTTTGGTACAGCTGATTCATTAACAGATTACTATATGGTAGCAGCAGGTGATCCAATTAGTATTAGTATTCCAACCAAAGGAGTTTACGCAGAAGCGATGATGGGGGCTTGTAATTCCTGTGAAGAAAAAGATGAAAGTCGATTCTGGCGTTGGGAAGAATCTCCTATTCCTGATAGTCCTACCGCCATCAACCCTGTCAGTACAGAAAGTCGTCGCGCAGAACCAGGTAATTTGCAACCCGCAGCGTTTCCAAATCCTATGGTCAATATTCAAAATGCGCCGAACGCTCCTGATCCAACTGGCTTAGGTGCTACCTTATCCTTATTAGGTAAAGGTGATGCATTTAGAGATATTACCGGTCTTTCCCAAAATCAAACCAATGCACTTGAAGCGTTGAAGGCCTCTTACGACGCAACAAAGACTTTTGGACAGGAAGCGGCCAAATTGGAAGTTCAAAAAATGATGGATAAACGCTTGGATAATGCGATTAAGGCAATCAATAGTAATCCCAATTTGGATCCAAAACAAAAGATGGAGCTCACTGAAAAGGCACTGAATGCTTACCTGGGAGCAGGAGCCAATACTAACCAGCCGCCTAAAGATGCCAATGCTGACAAACTTCAAGAAGGCATTAATAAAAATTTGGATAAGGTTAGTAATAGTAAAAGTGGTGAAGTTGCAATTACCAAGCCTGATGGCACTAAAGTTAATACCAAATTTGATGGCGGTGGTACTTCTGGACCAACAATAGAGACGCGAATCGGTAAAGGTGGAATTAGTCCAATAAAACAGGAAAATAGTAATGCATGTTGGGCAACCGTAGCCACCATGATGTTGCGCTGGAAAGATGGTAAAAATTACACCATTGAAGAAGTGCTTGCTAAAGCAGGACCTCAATACCTCAATTATTACAATCAAAAAGCAGGTTTACCCTATACTGAAAAACAAAATTTTATCAGCTCGCTTGGCATGAAAGGTGAACCTCTTGCTAGCTATACCGCACAAAATTACCGCGACTGGCTCATTGAATATGGACCGCTATGGGTAACGACTGATGCTGATGAAACCAAGGGATTTTCTGCTCATGCACTCATTATCACAGGCATAAGTACTGATTTGAAATCGATAGAAATCATTGATCCAAATCAGGGTAAAAAACTGGTGCAATCCTTTGAAGAATTTTCGAATGCATTTAAAGCACTCATTACGGACAGTGATTTACAGCCCACAACACAGGTGGTTCATTTTCTTGAAAAAATAAATGCCAGTGAAGGCGCTGATCCAACTGAAGCCGATATCGTGAAAAATTTGAATGAATACAATCCCGCAAGCTCGGAAACCATCGTAATTAATATGGTAGAATTTAATACAGGTATCTCTGACATAACCAATTATAAAGATTGGAAAACAAACAGTTCAGTTGTTCATAATCGACGTAAAAACGCTTATCGTGATCCTTTTGGTATTAGGCATTTAGTGTTGCATGAAACAGCAGCGGAATCAGGTGATGGCTTTGACGATTCCAACAATGAAACCGCTCATATGTCTGTGAAGCGAGATGCCACTATCCTGCAATTTAATGATTTGGTTGAATTTGAGAATCACGGGTCCGGCATGAACACCACCAGTATTGGTATAGAATTTGTCAACCGTGGATGGCTATCATCTTCTACCAACAATGGCGGTGAAGGTATCCCTGCAAAAGAATCTTCTCTCACTGCCACCCAAAAAGAAACTTACAAGGAAGCAAATGGCTATTTATGGACATTTTGGGGATATGGTTTCAACATTTATCGTGTCCCCCCTTCTCTTGATCAACTTGAAAAAGAGGTGGAGCTTGTAAAATGGTTAACTGTCGATTTACCCACAAAATTGCAATCCATCAGCGGTATCTCCATCTACAATCTTTTCCCTTCTATTGATGATACCTGGCTGCAACTGGTGTCTTATGAAGAAGTAAAAGATGTCTGGACTTTTAAAGCTGCAGACATCCCTGCAGAGGCCGAACGCAATGACAAGAATTTTTTTGTAATGACCACAGGTTATGAATATCTAGAGCCCAATAACCTGAGTGGCAAGAGTGGTATTATTTCTCATAATGCCTTTTATAAAAATCATAATGATGGCTCCTTCCTAACATTGTATACCTGGCTTCGTCTGAAGAAAGACAAAACAAAAACAGAAGCACTAGATATCGCCAAAAAATTAATGAAAAATCACTATATTCATGTTTCTTTAACCAGTAATCAGGATAAGAAAATTATTCTGCTGAAGGTGAATGATACAAATTTAGTCTAA
- a CDS encoding NHLP bacteriocin system secretion protein: MPKLFREKSLLRLNNPEKLDNLFRIVSPLNWLILLGLAILLLMIVAWSIWGRIDTRVSGNGILISGGQKIYDAIAEDSGRLLTVDVQIGELVKKGQQLATLKLPLLNLELENKQQLLVTLQRQLNDLQQFIQKDFKLEQERNAALQANWANDLKNANLHLEYLRKALEEREKLVDKVISRQELALLKSNYFKEIQERDEIQKKMTDNLIEFKRRAETNQQRLNELKNRILQAQMELALIQKKLKVHSIIVSPVDGEVINILGKPGEIVQAGSKIMDIEPYAETVDAAVYVPAGMGKIILPGMVAHVVPSTVKKQEYGSILGIVENVASFPSTHSSMMAVLSNEKLVEDFTKEGPQLYVRINLIEANTPSHFKWTTSRGPNMIITNGTLCTADIVTKTQPPITLVIPAIKQFLGLD; encoded by the coding sequence ATGCCCAAATTGTTTCGAGAGAAAAGTCTGCTTCGGTTAAATAATCCCGAAAAACTTGATAACCTTTTTCGCATTGTTTCCCCATTAAATTGGCTAATTCTTTTAGGTTTGGCAATACTTCTCTTGATGATTGTTGCTTGGTCTATATGGGGTCGTATTGATACCAGGGTATCAGGGAATGGTATTTTAATTAGTGGTGGTCAAAAAATTTATGATGCTATTGCTGAAGATTCAGGACGTCTATTAACTGTTGACGTACAAATCGGCGAGCTGGTCAAAAAAGGCCAACAATTAGCCACACTTAAACTCCCTCTTCTTAATTTAGAATTAGAAAATAAGCAACAACTTCTTGTTACTCTACAAAGACAGCTTAATGATTTACAACAATTTATTCAAAAAGATTTTAAACTTGAGCAGGAAAGAAATGCAGCTCTACAGGCAAATTGGGCAAATGATCTGAAAAATGCCAATCTACATTTAGAATATTTGAGGAAAGCCCTTGAAGAACGCGAAAAACTAGTAGATAAAGTGATATCGAGGCAAGAATTAGCCTTATTAAAAAGTAACTATTTTAAAGAAATACAGGAGCGCGATGAAATCCAAAAGAAAATGACCGATAACCTCATCGAGTTTAAACGGCGTGCAGAAACTAATCAACAACGACTAAATGAGCTTAAAAATCGCATTCTGCAGGCTCAAATGGAGCTTGCACTTATCCAGAAAAAACTTAAAGTACATAGCATTATTGTAAGCCCTGTGGATGGCGAAGTAATTAATATCCTAGGTAAACCAGGTGAAATCGTTCAGGCAGGTAGTAAAATTATGGATATAGAGCCCTATGCAGAAACAGTAGATGCAGCTGTTTATGTACCTGCAGGGATGGGCAAAATTATTCTTCCTGGCATGGTAGCCCATGTTGTACCCAGTACTGTCAAAAAACAAGAGTATGGTAGTATTTTAGGGATTGTTGAAAATGTGGCCAGTTTCCCCAGCACCCATAGCAGCATGATGGCCGTTTTATCCAACGAAAAATTAGTAGAGGATTTTACAAAAGAAGGTCCTCAGCTCTATGTGCGTATTAATTTAATAGAAGCGAACACACCAAGTCATTTTAAATGGACTACCTCAAGAGGGCCTAATATGATTATTACAAATGGTACCCTATGCACTGCCGATATTGTTACCAAAACACAGCCCCCGATTACTTTGGTCATACCAGCGATTAAACAATTTTTAGGACTAGACTAA
- a CDS encoding EamA family transporter, with translation MPVSHILLALLVALVWGINFLFVKLSLEEISPLFLCTLRFLLASIPAVFFIKPPAVPFKLVLSYGLIMFALQFSLLFLGMHAGMTPGMASLLIQVQVFFSVFFASVFLKEQPNPLQILGALVAFIGIGLVALHLDSNISVLGFILILGSAATWGIGNLITKKATKVNMIALVVWGSFVAIIPMFLITLTFEGATSVINTYNHLTWRGLSSLAYIVYISTWVGYGVWNWLVSRYPVSMIVPFTLLVPVVGILSSVIILGEPFQRWKLAAGLLVISGLCINVLSNRLLNIKVSRTAIE, from the coding sequence ATGCCAGTTTCTCATATTTTACTTGCTCTACTAGTTGCTCTTGTGTGGGGCATTAATTTTCTTTTTGTAAAGTTAAGTCTTGAAGAAATATCCCCGTTGTTTCTCTGTACTTTAAGATTTCTATTGGCCAGTATTCCTGCCGTTTTTTTTATAAAACCTCCGGCAGTACCTTTTAAACTTGTCCTGTCTTATGGCCTGATAATGTTTGCTTTACAATTTTCCTTGCTTTTTCTTGGAATGCATGCCGGTATGACGCCTGGAATGGCCTCTTTACTAATTCAGGTACAGGTTTTCTTTAGTGTATTTTTTGCCTCCGTATTTTTAAAAGAGCAACCCAATCCCTTACAAATTCTGGGTGCTCTTGTAGCCTTCATAGGCATTGGCTTAGTCGCTTTGCATTTGGATAGTAATATTTCCGTGTTAGGTTTTATTTTAATATTAGGTTCAGCTGCAACCTGGGGAATCGGTAATTTAATTACTAAAAAAGCAACCAAAGTTAATATGATTGCTCTCGTAGTATGGGGCAGTTTTGTTGCTATTATACCAATGTTTCTCATAACACTGACCTTTGAAGGAGCTACCAGTGTGATCAACACTTACAATCACCTAACGTGGCGTGGCCTCTCTTCTTTAGCTTATATTGTTTATATTTCCACTTGGGTAGGATACGGCGTTTGGAACTGGCTGGTAAGCCGTTATCCAGTAAGTATGATAGTGCCCTTCACACTGTTAGTTCCCGTTGTTGGAATTTTAAGTTCCGTCATTATTCTTGGTGAGCCTTTTCAGCGTTGGAAACTGGCAGCCGGATTACTCGTGATAAGCGGTCTTTGTATTAATGTACTGAGTAACCGGTTATTGAATATAAAGGTAAGTCGAACAGCTATAGAATAA
- a CDS encoding PP2C family serine/threonine-protein phosphatase gives MIEIISLPGKVDVENENRKYKFGCCEARHARPTQEDALAWCVIDRKKIRHLTPQELGKRLWTTYKQLDEEVNYLVEKSGTTASTIVYDGQHHLLVATLADAASFIILYDKQGQVVNVARLNSVIHKPNLPAEKERIKKLGGFITYDGNAYRVNGVLAVSRAIGDYAIKGKVAEKLISSNATIDIVNLNTLLSQNKLVDKLQVITTCDGFTDAAGYEATKSVQESYLANTLANLNDGKPGQKTEKEIAKYLVQKAKRHSWDNISVGVQSLISGQPILLGVYDGHGGNQTARFVAQHVAHTFLDQCLLSSIDYANQNLSTNNNETAYRRDNEKGI, from the coding sequence ATGATTGAAATCATTTCTCTACCTGGAAAAGTTGACGTAGAGAATGAAAACAGGAAATATAAGTTTGGATGCTGTGAAGCCAGACATGCTCGCCCTACTCAAGAAGATGCTTTAGCCTGGTGTGTTATTGACAGAAAAAAAATAAGACATCTGACACCACAAGAGTTAGGAAAACGCTTATGGACGACTTACAAACAACTCGATGAGGAAGTGAACTATCTAGTGGAGAAAAGTGGAACCACCGCTTCTACTATTGTCTACGATGGCCAACATCATCTTTTAGTCGCCACATTGGCCGATGCAGCTTCATTTATAATCCTTTATGATAAACAAGGGCAAGTTGTAAACGTAGCCCGGTTAAACTCGGTGATTCATAAACCCAATTTGCCCGCGGAAAAAGAGCGAATAAAAAAGCTTGGTGGCTTTATTACTTACGATGGAAATGCTTATCGAGTAAATGGTGTTTTAGCTGTATCTCGAGCTATTGGTGATTATGCTATTAAAGGTAAAGTCGCTGAAAAATTAATATCCTCAAACGCTACAATAGATATTGTTAATTTAAATACTTTATTAAGTCAAAATAAGCTTGTGGATAAATTACAGGTTATTACAACTTGTGACGGTTTCACTGATGCTGCGGGTTATGAAGCAACTAAAAGTGTACAAGAAAGCTACCTTGCTAATACCTTAGCCAATCTTAATGATGGCAAGCCTGGGCAAAAAACAGAGAAAGAGATTGCAAAGTATCTGGTTCAAAAAGCAAAGCGCCACTCATGGGACAATATATCTGTAGGTGTACAATCGCTAATATCCGGGCAACCCATTCTTTTAGGGGTTTACGATGGTCATGGCGGAAATCAAACAGCACGGTTTGTAGCTCAACACGTGGCACATACTTTTCTTGACCAATGTCTTCTTTCCAGTATTGATTACGCCAACCAAAATTTAAGTACTAACAACAATGAGACGGCCTATAGAAGAGACAATGAAAAGGGTATTTAA
- a CDS encoding SulP family inorganic anion transporter: MWFSSTRQEWFGNLRGDLLAGIVVALALIPEAIAFSIIAGVDPKVGLYASFAIATASAIVGGRTGMISAATGAMALLMVTLVKSSGLQYLLAATLLTGLLQIIFGYLRLGNLMRFVSRSVMTGFVNALAILIFLAQLPELTHVSWHVYAMTVSGLGIIYLFPYINKTIPSPLVSIIVLTATSASFNLPVRTVGDMGILPDTLPVFLWPDVPLNLKTLQIIFPYSLALAIVGLLESIMTATIVDDLTDTTSDKNRECKGQGIANIISGLLSGMAGCAMIGQSIINIKSGGRGRLSTLTAGVLLLIMVVFLSDWVSRIPMAALVAVMIMVSMGTFSWDSIRNLKKYPMSSNIVMISTVVVVVATHNLAYGVFVGVLFASLFFANKVGRFVNVLSTLDEENNCRTYKLFGQIFFASSGQLINYFNFKERLAHVVIDVSHAHFWDITSVSSLDKIVIKFRREGTKVEIIGKNEATATIIDLLGVHNNPDEARKLLGAH; encoded by the coding sequence ATGTGGTTTTCTTCGACACGCCAAGAGTGGTTTGGCAATCTACGAGGGGATTTATTAGCAGGTATTGTTGTAGCTTTAGCTCTTATTCCCGAAGCTATAGCGTTTTCTATTATTGCTGGCGTTGACCCTAAAGTTGGTTTATATGCATCTTTTGCAATAGCAACAGCAAGCGCCATTGTAGGCGGCAGAACAGGAATGATTTCAGCAGCGACAGGAGCCATGGCTTTGCTAATGGTTACCTTGGTGAAATCTAGCGGCTTACAATATTTACTTGCAGCAACACTCCTTACGGGACTTTTGCAAATAATTTTTGGCTATTTGAGACTTGGAAATTTAATGCGTTTCGTTTCCCGTTCAGTCATGACCGGATTCGTGAATGCCCTCGCAATTCTTATTTTTTTAGCTCAACTTCCTGAGCTCACTCACGTCAGTTGGCATGTATATGCAATGACCGTAAGTGGTCTCGGCATAATTTATTTATTTCCTTATATCAATAAAACAATACCATCTCCATTAGTTTCTATTATTGTATTAACTGCAACTTCAGCGTCATTCAACTTACCTGTACGAACAGTTGGAGATATGGGTATCTTGCCCGACACGTTACCAGTTTTTCTGTGGCCAGATGTTCCCTTGAATTTAAAAACGCTGCAAATAATTTTTCCCTACTCTTTAGCGTTGGCAATCGTGGGGTTATTAGAATCGATAATGACTGCTACCATTGTTGATGATTTAACCGATACAACTAGCGATAAAAACAGAGAATGTAAAGGACAGGGTATTGCTAATATTATTTCAGGATTGCTAAGTGGCATGGCAGGTTGTGCTATGATTGGGCAATCCATTATTAATATCAAATCTGGTGGTCGTGGACGCCTATCGACCTTAACTGCTGGTGTTTTATTACTAATAATGGTGGTTTTTTTAAGTGATTGGGTGTCACGCATTCCAATGGCAGCATTGGTCGCTGTAATGATTATGGTATCGATGGGTACTTTTTCTTGGGATTCTATAAGAAATCTTAAAAAATATCCGATGTCATCCAATATTGTGATGATTTCAACTGTAGTGGTTGTAGTAGCAACACATAATCTAGCTTATGGTGTATTTGTCGGGGTATTATTTGCTTCATTATTCTTTGCCAATAAGGTAGGACGCTTTGTTAATGTCTTATCAACCCTGGACGAAGAAAATAATTGTCGAACTTATAAACTATTTGGTCAAATTTTCTTTGCCTCATCAGGCCAATTAATAAATTATTTTAATTTTAAAGAGAGGCTTGCTCATGTTGTGATTGATGTCAGTCATGCTCATTTTTGGGATATAACGTCTGTTTCAAGCTTAGATAAGATTGTTATAAAGTTTAGACGTGAAGGGACTAAGGTTGAGATTATTGGTAAAAACGAAGCCACAGCCACCATTATTGATTTGCTTGGTGTTCATAACAATCCAGATGAAGCTAGAAAACTACTGGGTGCTCACTAA